The following coding sequences lie in one Phragmites australis chromosome 8, lpPhrAust1.1, whole genome shotgun sequence genomic window:
- the LOC133926532 gene encoding uncharacterized protein LOC133926532 isoform X2, protein MPPPPPAWQSPPRPRLIRSRHRRDASRGRGRGRLPGALVLPLLRGSLPLHLPTVFSRRPRRPRRRCFREIHILPSLLTHNLDCILHLYVAVSACMIFFSAIRSMLACKRAAEFLEKYFDSAREKLPETMASVRLVGREVSDLAVDLSDLSQELTKGVKSSMGIVHTAEAQLGQPAPSALAGTAQRMSNQKKVLGESLLASTVRDLRELVADIRSGFGAASGIVSLFVWASNFGSKRRKNRS, encoded by the exons atgcctccgccgccgcccgcgtgGCAGTCTCCTCCTCGTCCGCGGCTCATCCgtagccgccaccgccgcgacGCCTCACGTGGCCGTGGCCGCGGTCGCCTCCCCGGGGCTCTCGTGCTCCCACTACTCCgtggcagcctccccctccacCTCCCCACGGTGTTCAGCCGGCGGCCTCGTCGTCCTCGCCGTCGCTGCTTCCGCG AGATCCACATCTTGCCAAGTCTGCTGACGCATAATTTGGACTGCATTCTTCATTTGTAT GTCGCTGTATCTGCGTGCATGATATTCTTTTCGGCAATTCGCTCCATGCTG GCATGTAAGAGGGCAGCTGAgtttcttgaaaaatacttcgaTTCAGCAAGAGAGAAGCTTCCTGAAACTATGGCTTCAGTGAGACTAGTTGGAAGGGAGGTCAGTGACTTGGCCGTGGATCTTAGTGATCTAAG TCAAGAATTGACAAAGGGTGTAAAAAGTTCCATGGGCATTGTTCACACAGCCGAGGCTCAACTTGGCCAGCCGGCACCCTCAGCCCTTGCAG GAACTGCACAGAGGATGTCTAATCAGAAGAAAGTGTTGGGGGAGTCATTGCTGGCTAGCACCGTGAGAGATCTGCGAGAGTTGGTTGCAGACATCCGTTCAGGATTTGGAGCAGCGTCCGGCATCGTCAGCCTTTTTGTGTGGGCGTCAAACTTTGGTTCAAAGCGCCGTAAGAATCGCTCATAG
- the LOC133926532 gene encoding uncharacterized protein LOC133926532 isoform X1 yields the protein MSSPLPRHAQTPTLPTTAPACLRRRPRGSLLLVRGSSVAATAATPHVAVAAVASPGLSCSHYSVAASPSTSPRCSAGGLVVLAVAASAVAVSACMIFFSAIRSMLACKRAAEFLEKYFDSAREKLPETMASVRLVGREVSDLAVDLSDLSQELTKGVKSSMGIVHTAEAQLGQPAPSALAGTAQRMSNQKKVLGESLLASTVRDLRELVADIRSGFGAASGIVSLFVWASNFGSKRRKNRS from the exons ATGTCGTCTCCGCTCCCTCGTCACGCGCAGACTCCCACGCTGCCGACCACCGCCCCCGcatgcctccgccgccgcccgcgtgGCAGTCTCCTCCTCGTCCGCGGCTCATCCgtagccgccaccgccgcgacGCCTCACGTGGCCGTGGCCGCGGTCGCCTCCCCGGGGCTCTCGTGCTCCCACTACTCCgtggcagcctccccctccacCTCCCCACGGTGTTCAGCCGGCGGCCTCGTCGTCCTCGCCGTCGCTGCTTCCGCG GTCGCTGTATCTGCGTGCATGATATTCTTTTCGGCAATTCGCTCCATGCTG GCATGTAAGAGGGCAGCTGAgtttcttgaaaaatacttcgaTTCAGCAAGAGAGAAGCTTCCTGAAACTATGGCTTCAGTGAGACTAGTTGGAAGGGAGGTCAGTGACTTGGCCGTGGATCTTAGTGATCTAAG TCAAGAATTGACAAAGGGTGTAAAAAGTTCCATGGGCATTGTTCACACAGCCGAGGCTCAACTTGGCCAGCCGGCACCCTCAGCCCTTGCAG GAACTGCACAGAGGATGTCTAATCAGAAGAAAGTGTTGGGGGAGTCATTGCTGGCTAGCACCGTGAGAGATCTGCGAGAGTTGGTTGCAGACATCCGTTCAGGATTTGGAGCAGCGTCCGGCATCGTCAGCCTTTTTGTGTGGGCGTCAAACTTTGGTTCAAAGCGCCGTAAGAATCGCTCATAG